A genomic window from Chanos chanos chromosome 14, fChaCha1.1, whole genome shotgun sequence includes:
- the LOC115827427 gene encoding chymotrypsin-like elastase family member 2A codes for MLYLVLASVLIAGALGCGKPPIQPLTTRVVNGVEATAHSWPWQISLQYERNGQWGHTCGGSLIATNWVMTAAHCINTDLTYRVYVGKHNLLESESGSKAISPEKIIVHEKWNSMFVAQGNDIALIKLAEHVTLSNSIQLGCIPTAGTILANNYSCYITGWGRIYTGGPISDTLQQALMPVVDHSTCSKWDWWGSTVKTSMVCAGGDGVVAGCNGDSGGPLNCQNSQGVWEVHGIASFVSGLGCNYPKKPTVFTRVSAFNDWISKVMTVTQE; via the exons ATGCTGTACCTTGTGCTTGCTTCAGTGCTGATTGCCGGAG cCCTCGGCTGCGGCAAGCCTCCTATTCAACCCCTGACCACCCGTGTGGTCAATGGGGTGGAAGCTACAGCTCATAGCTGGCCCTGGCAG atTTCTCTGCAGTATGAGAGGAATGGACAGTGGGGACACACTTGTGGAGGATCCCTGATTGCCACCAACTGGGTGATGACCGCTGCTCATTGTATcaa CACTGACCTGACCTACAGGGTGTATGTTGGCAAACACAACCTGCTGGAGAGCGAGTCTGGCTCCAAGGCCATTTCTCCCGAAAAGATCATCGTGCACGAGAAATGGAACTCCATGTTCGTGGCCCAAGG AAATGATATTGCCCTGATCAAGCTGGCTGAGCATGTGACACTGAGCAACTCTATCCAGCTGGGCTGTATTCCCACTGCCGGCACCATCCTGGCCAACAATTACTCCTGCTACATTACTGGATGGGGCAGGATTTACA CCGGAGGTCCCATCTCTGATACCCTTCAGCAAGCTCTGATGCCCGTGGTGGACCATTCCACCTGCTCTAAGTGGGACTGGTGGGGTTCCACTGTCAAGACTAGCATGGTTTGTGCTGGAGGAGATGGCGTTGTCGCTGGCTGCAAT GGGGATTCTGGTGGCCCACTGAACTGTCAGAACTCACAGGGAGTCTGGGAAGTCCACGGTATTGCCAGCTTTGTGTCTGGTCTCGGCTGCAACTACCCAAAGAAGCCCACCGTCTTCACCCGTGTGTCTGCATTCAACGACTGGATAAGCAAGGTAATGACAGTAACTCAAGAATAA